A genomic region of Halomonas aestuarii contains the following coding sequences:
- the mpl gene encoding UDP-N-acetylmuramate:L-alanyl-gamma-D-glutamyl-meso-diaminopimelate ligase gives MHLHILGICGTFMGSLALLARERGLTVSGSDANVYPPMSTQLEEAGIVLCEGYSPDNLSPRPDRVVIGNALSRGNPEVEAVLDLGLPYVSGPEWLAEQVLPGRRVIAVAGTHGKTTTASLLAWLLESAGQAPGFLIGGVPRNFGVSARLGAPDAPFVVEADEYDTAFFDKRSKFVHYRPQIAILGNLEFDHADIFPDLAAIERQFHHLVRTVPGRGRLLVADGEPALERVLEMGAWTPVERFGTAATSPWRLELEREDASRFRVIHEQGEGPDAVNEDAVVDWSLTGAYNARNALAALAAANACGVDLVRAAAALSRFATPRRRQELRGEVAGIEVIDDFAHHPTAIAATLEGLRAATPRGRLLAVIEPRSNTMRLGTLRDRLAASVAAADAAFWFQPPGLDWSLAPVLEASPVPARLLEDLDALVAALVAEARPLDRIVVMSNGGFGGIHEKLLAALEVAHAD, from the coding sequence ATGCACCTTCATATCCTCGGTATCTGCGGTACCTTCATGGGCAGCCTGGCCCTGCTCGCCCGCGAGCGGGGCCTCACCGTCAGTGGCTCGGATGCCAATGTCTATCCGCCCATGAGCACCCAGCTCGAGGAGGCGGGCATCGTCCTGTGCGAGGGGTACTCGCCCGACAACCTCTCGCCGCGCCCCGACCGGGTGGTGATCGGCAACGCCCTGTCGCGCGGCAATCCCGAGGTCGAGGCGGTGCTCGACCTCGGGCTGCCCTACGTGTCCGGCCCCGAGTGGCTGGCCGAGCAGGTCCTGCCGGGTCGACGGGTGATCGCCGTGGCGGGCACCCACGGCAAGACCACCACGGCGAGCCTGCTGGCCTGGCTGCTGGAATCCGCCGGACAGGCCCCGGGCTTCCTGATCGGCGGCGTCCCCCGCAACTTCGGCGTCTCGGCGCGCCTCGGTGCCCCCGATGCCCCCTTCGTGGTGGAGGCCGACGAGTACGACACGGCCTTCTTCGACAAGCGCTCCAAGTTCGTCCACTACCGCCCACAGATCGCCATTCTGGGCAACCTGGAGTTCGACCACGCTGACATCTTTCCCGACCTGGCCGCCATCGAGCGCCAGTTCCACCACCTGGTGCGCACCGTCCCGGGGCGCGGTCGGCTGCTGGTGGCCGATGGCGAGCCGGCGCTCGAGCGGGTGCTCGAGATGGGGGCCTGGACGCCGGTGGAGCGCTTCGGCACCGCGGCGACGAGTCCCTGGCGGCTGGAGCTCGAGCGCGAGGACGCCTCGCGCTTCCGGGTCATCCACGAACAGGGCGAGGGGCCGGACGCGGTCAACGAGGACGCGGTGGTCGACTGGTCGCTGACCGGCGCCTACAACGCCCGCAATGCCCTGGCCGCCCTGGCCGCCGCGAACGCCTGCGGGGTCGACCTGGTGCGCGCCGCCGCCGCACTTTCCCGCTTCGCCACCCCGCGGCGGCGTCAGGAGCTGCGCGGGGAGGTGGCCGGCATCGAGGTGATCGATGACTTCGCCCACCATCCCACGGCGATCGCTGCCACCCTGGAGGGCCTGCGGGCCGCGACGCCTCGCGGCCGGCTGCTGGCGGTGATCGAGCCGCGCTCCAACACCATGCGGCTGGGCACCCTGCGCGATCGCCTGGCGGCCAGCGTCGCGGCCGCCGACGCCGCCTTCTGGTTCCAGCCGCCAGGGCTCGACTGGTCGCTGGCCCCGGTGCTCGAGGCAAGCCCGGTCCCGGCCCGGCTGCTCGAGGACCTCGACGCCCTGGTCGCCGCCCTGGTGGCCGAGGCACGGCCGCTGGACCGCATCGTGGTGATGTCCAACGGCGGCTTCGGCGGCATCCACGAGAAGCTGCTGGCCGCCCTGGAGGTCGCCCATGCCGATTGA
- a CDS encoding flavin prenyltransferase UbiX, translated as MPIEHSDATDLREPVTVALTGASGAQYGLRLIEALVAAEHRVWVMISKAAHLVIATETDEELPARPARLAEVLAERTGAASGQIRCFGREDWMAPVASGSGAPSSMVICPCSTGTLSAVATGASNNLIERAADVALKERRRLIMVPRETPFSAIHLEHMLALTRMGAVILPAAPGFYHQPQRIEDLVDFIVARILNQLGIEHRMMPRWGES; from the coding sequence ATGCCGATTGAGCACAGTGACGCGACCGACCTGCGCGAGCCCGTCACGGTGGCCCTGACCGGAGCCTCGGGCGCCCAGTACGGCCTGCGCTTGATCGAGGCGCTGGTGGCGGCCGAGCATCGCGTCTGGGTGATGATCTCCAAGGCCGCCCACCTCGTGATCGCCACCGAGACCGACGAGGAGCTGCCGGCGCGACCGGCCCGGCTGGCCGAGGTGCTGGCCGAGCGCACCGGGGCCGCGTCCGGCCAGATCCGCTGCTTCGGCCGCGAGGACTGGATGGCGCCGGTCGCCTCGGGCTCCGGGGCGCCCTCGTCCATGGTGATCTGTCCCTGCTCCACCGGCACCCTCTCGGCGGTGGCCACGGGGGCCAGCAACAATCTCATCGAGCGGGCCGCCGACGTCGCCCTCAAGGAGCGTCGCCGGCTGATCATGGTGCCTCGTGAGACGCCCTTCTCGGCGATCCACCTGGAGCACATGCTGGCGCTGACCCGCATGGGGGCGGTGATCCTGCCCGCCGCGCCGGGCTTCTACCACCAGCCGCAGCGGATCGAGGACCTCGTCGACTTCATCGTGGCGCGCATCCTCAACCAGCTGGGCATCGAGCACCGCATGATGCCCCGCTGGGGCGAGTCGTGA
- a CDS encoding LysE family translocator: MIKLSLLSVFVPTFLLVSLTPGMCMTLAMVLGMTQGVRRTLWMMAGELVGVGLVAFAAGAGVAALMLRQPELFAVLKWLGGAYLGYLGVMMWRSRGRMAIPRTLEAGPPAARGQLALQGLVTAVANPKGWAFFVALLPPFLDAGRPLAPQLAALIGVILTIEFLCLLLYASGGRTLRRLLGESDNVRLLNRVAGTLMVGVGLWLALG, translated from the coding sequence GTGATCAAGCTCTCGCTGCTGTCGGTCTTCGTGCCGACCTTCCTGCTGGTCTCGCTCACCCCCGGCATGTGCATGACCCTGGCCATGGTGCTGGGGATGACCCAGGGGGTGAGACGCACGCTGTGGATGATGGCCGGGGAGCTGGTGGGGGTGGGGCTGGTGGCCTTCGCCGCCGGCGCCGGCGTGGCGGCCCTGATGTTGCGACAGCCCGAGCTCTTCGCGGTGCTCAAGTGGCTGGGGGGTGCCTACCTGGGCTACCTGGGCGTGATGATGTGGCGCTCCCGAGGGCGCATGGCCATCCCCCGGACCCTGGAGGCGGGGCCGCCCGCGGCCCGGGGGCAGCTGGCCCTGCAGGGCCTGGTCACGGCGGTGGCCAATCCCAAGGGCTGGGCCTTCTTCGTGGCCCTGCTGCCGCCCTTCCTGGATGCCGGACGGCCGCTGGCACCCCAGCTCGCGGCGCTGATCGGGGTGATCCTGACCATCGAGTTCCTCTGCCTGCTGCTCTATGCCTCCGGCGGGCGCACCCTGCGTCGGCTGCTCGGCGAGAGTGACAACGTGCGCCTGCTCAACCGCGTCGCCGGCACGCTGATGGTCGGGGTGGGCCTCTGGCTGGCCCTGGGCTAG
- a CDS encoding bifunctional DedA family/phosphatase PAP2 family protein, with translation MNLADTLYQLAPSPGLLLLIIAAIALVESLALVGLLVPGVVLITAAASLAGHQQLAVVPAILAAFIGAVIGDGLSFLLGYRHRDRVTGLWPLSRHPEWLARGARFFQRHGPLSVLLGRFVGPVRPVVPLIAGMLRMSPRRFTVANLVSAALWAPAYVLPGYLLGRTWQRLLAVPEGLEPWLIGLGVLVVILAVVFSWVRHLVTRDGLAYRGLAWLSRRSPLGRRVWRLLSPSHHAEPPLASWLLLILSLTALSAWSLVVIHHDGPLAMDTRLEALMQQLDLPGLAVAGDLLARAGDLPGVLALVLPWALWLLWRRQRSAFGHIAGGLLGIALLNTLGKAAVGRARPVTPDHLADSLSYPSAHTSTAVVLFGLAAAFASRELPPGKRFLAYWAAIAVVLPMALSRLVLGVHWLSDLVGGALLGLVVCALVQLAWQRHPRPSLRPCPWQALGAASLVLVAARIAWLPPV, from the coding sequence TTGAACCTTGCCGACACCCTCTACCAGTTGGCGCCCTCCCCGGGGCTGCTGCTGCTGATCATTGCCGCCATCGCCCTGGTGGAGTCCCTCGCGCTGGTGGGGCTGCTGGTGCCCGGCGTGGTGCTGATCACCGCCGCCGCCTCCCTGGCCGGCCACCAGCAGCTGGCCGTGGTCCCGGCCATCCTGGCCGCCTTCATCGGTGCCGTGATCGGTGACGGCCTGAGCTTCCTGCTGGGCTACCGCCACCGGGACCGGGTCACCGGGCTGTGGCCGCTGTCGAGACACCCGGAATGGCTGGCCCGGGGGGCACGCTTCTTCCAGCGACACGGGCCGCTCTCGGTCCTGCTGGGCCGCTTCGTGGGGCCGGTGAGGCCCGTGGTGCCCCTGATCGCCGGGATGCTGCGGATGTCACCCCGCCGCTTCACCGTGGCCAACCTGGTCTCGGCGGCCCTGTGGGCGCCGGCCTACGTGCTGCCGGGCTACCTGCTGGGCCGCACCTGGCAGCGCCTGCTGGCCGTACCCGAGGGCCTGGAGCCCTGGCTGATCGGCCTCGGCGTCCTGGTGGTGATCCTAGCGGTGGTCTTCTCCTGGGTTCGCCACCTGGTGACCCGTGACGGCCTGGCCTACCGGGGGCTGGCCTGGCTGTCGCGGCGCAGCCCCCTCGGCCGGCGAGTCTGGCGGCTGCTCTCGCCGTCCCATCACGCGGAACCGCCCCTGGCCTCCTGGCTGCTGCTGATCCTCTCCCTGACGGCCCTGTCGGCCTGGTCACTGGTGGTGATCCACCATGACGGCCCGCTGGCCATGGACACGCGCCTTGAGGCGCTGATGCAGCAGCTGGACCTGCCCGGGCTGGCCGTGGCCGGCGACCTGCTGGCCAGGGCCGGCGACCTCCCGGGCGTGCTGGCCCTGGTGCTACCCTGGGCACTCTGGCTGCTGTGGCGGCGCCAGCGGTCGGCCTTCGGCCATATCGCCGGGGGCCTTCTCGGCATCGCGCTGCTCAACACCCTGGGCAAGGCGGCGGTCGGCCGCGCCCGCCCCGTCACCCCCGACCATCTCGCCGACTCCCTCTCCTACCCCAGCGCCCATACCTCGACTGCGGTGGTGCTGTTCGGCCTGGCCGCGGCCTTCGCCAGCCGCGAGCTGCCGCCCGGGAAGCGCTTCCTGGCCTACTGGGCGGCCATCGCCGTGGTGCTGCCCATGGCGCTGTCACGCCTGGTGCTCGGGGTCCACTGGCTCAGCGACCTGGTCGGCGGCGCCCTGCTCGGCCTGGTGGTCTGTGCCCTGGTCCAGCTGGCCTGGCAGCGCCATCCCCGCCCCTCGCTGCGCCCCTGCCCCTGGCAGGCGCTGGGCGCCGCCTCCCTGGTGCTGGTCGCCGCGCGCATCGCCTGGCTGCCGCCGGTCTAG
- a CDS encoding GGDEF domain-containing protein, giving the protein MPDRQYRLSRLFTLWYAGGALLLMGMALWLYLMGEYQRIPLPAALTLLMLVATLLSASREDHSRLAAYLALISGYLLIAVELPQQSGLPSLWVGLPPVLTLLLLPLAPAMLLNLSLTPVWLALLGRGELDSQLLLGYLSLVVVAALIPWEQVRQHALLRATDPRDPECAAAGRGTLHERLASEVERAGLLGQPLAVLLIHLPQLDMADEQFGHTARQALLDALCQAVASRSRDHDILGREGPADFWLVMPDTSQSGALLVQQRLDQALGQVTLMDTGQVQARLRLCQPRPGESWPRFEQRLQRGSQALAAD; this is encoded by the coding sequence ATGCCTGATCGGCAATACCGCCTCTCGCGGCTCTTCACTCTGTGGTACGCCGGCGGCGCCCTGTTGCTGATGGGCATGGCCCTGTGGCTCTACCTGATGGGCGAATACCAGCGCATCCCCCTGCCGGCCGCCCTGACCCTGCTGATGCTGGTGGCTACCCTGCTGAGCGCGTCGCGCGAGGATCACTCGCGGCTGGCCGCCTACCTGGCGCTGATCAGCGGCTACCTGCTGATCGCCGTCGAGCTGCCCCAGCAGTCCGGCCTGCCGTCACTCTGGGTGGGCCTGCCCCCCGTGCTGACCCTGCTGCTGCTGCCGCTGGCGCCGGCCATGCTGCTCAACCTCTCGCTGACGCCGGTCTGGCTGGCGCTGCTCGGCCGGGGCGAACTCGACAGCCAGCTGCTGCTGGGCTACCTGAGCCTGGTGGTCGTGGCGGCCCTGATTCCCTGGGAGCAGGTCCGCCAGCACGCCCTGCTCAGGGCCACCGACCCCCGCGACCCAGAGTGCGCGGCCGCCGGGCGCGGAACCCTGCACGAGCGGCTGGCCAGCGAGGTCGAGCGTGCCGGGCTGCTCGGCCAGCCCCTGGCCGTGCTGCTGATCCACCTGCCCCAGCTGGACATGGCCGACGAGCAGTTCGGCCACACCGCGCGACAGGCCCTGCTGGACGCCCTCTGCCAGGCGGTGGCCAGCCGCAGCCGCGACCACGACATCCTGGGCCGGGAGGGCCCGGCGGACTTCTGGCTGGTGATGCCGGACACCAGCCAGAGCGGTGCCCTGCTGGTGCAGCAGCGACTCGACCAGGCCCTGGGGCAGGTCACCCTGATGGACACCGGCCAGGTGCAGGCGAGACTGCGCCTGTGCCAGCCGCGGCCGGGCGAGTCCTGGCCGCGGTTCGAACAGCGCCTCCAGCGCGGCAGCCAGGCCCTGGCCGCCGACTGA
- a CDS encoding glutamate-5-semialdehyde dehydrogenase, which translates to MTAQASRSDLDTATPDIADVDTYMQRLGLAAREAATRMRRVDTAAKNAALLAMAEHLEDARQDVLAANARDLARGRESGLDAALLDRLALDDARLDAMIEGLSQVAALPDPVGEIDGLRSRPSGIQVGQMRVPLGVIGIIYESRPNVTMEAASLCLKSGNAAILRGGSEARESNAAIAACIRAGLARAGLPEGAVQVVATTDRAAVGRLISMPEYVDVIIPRGGKSLIERITREARVPVIKHLDGVCHVYVDASADLDKALAIAVNAKTHRYGTCNTMETLLIDEPVAQTLLPRLAGAYAEHHVELRGCARTRAILVDIIEATEADWHAEYLAPVLSIRVVDGIDDAMAHIERYGSRHTDAIVTESYGLARRFLAEVDSSSVMVNASTRFADGFEYGLGAEIGISTDRLHARGPVGLEGLTTRKYVVLGDGQVRR; encoded by the coding sequence ATGACAGCTCAAGCCTCCCGCTCGGATCTCGATACCGCCACCCCTGACATCGCGGATGTCGACACCTACATGCAGCGCCTCGGTCTGGCGGCCCGTGAGGCGGCGACCCGCATGCGACGGGTCGACACGGCGGCCAAGAACGCCGCGCTTCTGGCCATGGCCGAGCATCTCGAGGACGCGCGCCAGGACGTGCTGGCGGCCAACGCCCGCGACCTGGCCCGGGGGCGCGAGAGCGGCCTGGACGCGGCCCTGCTCGACCGCCTGGCCCTCGATGACGCGCGTCTCGATGCCATGATCGAGGGGCTCTCCCAGGTGGCCGCCCTGCCGGATCCGGTCGGCGAGATCGACGGCCTGCGCTCGCGCCCCAGCGGCATCCAGGTCGGCCAGATGCGCGTCCCCCTCGGGGTCATCGGCATCATCTACGAGTCGCGCCCCAACGTCACCATGGAGGCGGCGAGCCTCTGCCTGAAATCGGGCAACGCGGCCATCCTGCGCGGGGGTTCCGAGGCCCGCGAGTCCAACGCCGCCATCGCCGCCTGCATCCGTGCCGGGCTCGCCCGTGCCGGCCTGCCCGAGGGCGCAGTGCAGGTGGTGGCCACCACCGACCGCGCCGCCGTGGGGCGCCTGATCAGCATGCCGGAATACGTCGACGTGATCATCCCGCGCGGCGGCAAGTCGCTGATCGAGCGCATCACCCGGGAGGCCCGGGTGCCGGTGATCAAGCACCTCGACGGCGTCTGCCACGTCTATGTCGACGCCAGTGCGGACCTCGACAAGGCCCTGGCCATCGCGGTGAATGCCAAGACACACCGCTATGGCACCTGCAACACCATGGAGACGCTGCTGATCGATGAGCCGGTGGCGCAGACCCTGCTGCCGAGGCTGGCCGGCGCCTATGCCGAGCACCACGTCGAGCTGCGTGGCTGCGCGCGCACCCGGGCGATCCTCGTCGACATCATCGAAGCCACCGAGGCGGACTGGCACGCGGAGTATCTTGCGCCGGTGCTGTCGATCCGCGTGGTGGACGGCATCGATGACGCCATGGCCCACATCGAGCGCTACGGCTCGCGCCACACCGACGCGATCGTCACCGAGTCCTACGGCCTGGCGCGACGCTTCCTGGCCGAGGTGGACTCCAGCTCGGTGATGGTCAACGCCTCCACCCGCTTCGCCGACGGTTTCGAGTACGGCCTGGGGGCGGAGATCGGCATCTCCACCGATCGGCTGCATGCCCGCGGCCCCGTGGGGCTCGAGGGGCTGACCACCCGCAAGTATGTGGTGCTCGGCGACGGCCAGGTGCGCCGGTGA
- the nadD gene encoding nicotinate-nucleotide adenylyltransferase, whose product MLGGTFDPVHLGHLRSAVELHEALSLDRVHMVPAAMPPLRGEPRISPAERLTLLRLGIGDTPGLLADPRELEREGPSYSADTLASLREQYGREARLVMALGHDAFLRLADWHEPERLFALAHVVVIDRPDHESALPPALRELLAGREVGGVETLMARPAGGLLRLRLPSRMAISATEVRRRLAAGRSVRYLLPEAVEAHILSRGLYRHG is encoded by the coding sequence ATGCTGGGCGGGACCTTCGATCCGGTCCACCTGGGGCACCTGCGCAGTGCGGTGGAGCTCCACGAGGCGCTCTCGCTCGACCGCGTGCACATGGTGCCCGCGGCCATGCCCCCCCTGCGGGGGGAGCCCCGGATCTCGCCCGCCGAGCGCCTGACGCTGCTGCGCCTGGGCATCGGCGACACCCCGGGGCTGCTGGCCGACCCCCGGGAGCTCGAGCGCGAGGGACCCTCCTACAGTGCCGATACCCTGGCCTCGCTGCGAGAGCAATACGGTCGCGAGGCCAGGCTGGTGATGGCGCTGGGCCACGACGCCTTCCTGCGCCTGGCCGACTGGCACGAGCCCGAGCGCCTCTTCGCCCTGGCCCATGTGGTGGTGATCGACCGCCCGGACCACGAGTCGGCCCTGCCGCCGGCGCTGCGCGAGCTGCTGGCCGGTCGAGAGGTAGGGGGCGTCGAGACGCTGATGGCCCGCCCGGCCGGCGGGCTGCTGCGCCTGCGGCTGCCCTCGCGCATGGCCATCTCGGCCACCGAGGTGCGCCGCCGCCTGGCGGCCGGTCGCAGCGTGCGCTACCTGCTGCCCGAGGCGGTTGAGGCGCACATCCTGTCGCGGGGACTCTATCGGCATGGCTGA
- the rsfS gene encoding ribosome silencing factor: MHIDALKTLVIDALEDLKAQDIAVLDVSRLTSVTDRMVVATGTSTRHVAALADNVVQAAKDQGMAPLGVEGENGADWVLVDLGSLVVHVMLPETRQLYDLERLWADLPSDAESRVEHSS, from the coding sequence ATGCATATCGACGCACTCAAGACTCTGGTGATCGACGCACTGGAGGACCTCAAGGCCCAGGACATCGCCGTCCTGGATGTCTCACGACTGACCAGCGTGACCGACCGGATGGTGGTGGCCACCGGCACCTCCACGCGCCATGTGGCGGCGCTGGCCGACAACGTGGTCCAGGCGGCCAAGGACCAGGGCATGGCGCCGCTGGGCGTCGAGGGCGAGAACGGTGCCGACTGGGTGCTGGTCGATCTCGGCAGCCTGGTGGTCCACGTGATGCTGCCCGAGACCCGCCAGCTCTATGACCTCGAGCGGCTCTGGGCCGACCTGCCAAGCGACGCCGAGTCGCGGGTCGAGCACAGCTCATGA
- the rlmH gene encoding 23S rRNA (pseudouridine(1915)-N(3))-methyltransferase RlmH, with protein sequence MRVRLLAVGTKMPDWVSRGVEEYRKRLPRDFTLEVEEIAPGQRGKNADVTRAMALEGERIRARLRGSEHLVALEVGGKAWSTEQLAREADAWRLEGRDVVLLVGGPDGLEPSLSSSADQRWSLSPLTLPHPLVRILLAEQLYRAWTLLVGHPYHR encoded by the coding sequence ATGAGGGTCCGCCTGCTGGCGGTGGGCACGAAGATGCCCGACTGGGTGAGTCGCGGTGTCGAGGAGTATCGCAAGCGCCTGCCGCGCGACTTCACCCTGGAGGTGGAAGAGATCGCGCCTGGGCAGCGGGGCAAGAACGCCGACGTGACCCGGGCCATGGCCCTCGAAGGCGAGCGCATTCGTGCCCGCCTCAGGGGCAGCGAGCACCTCGTCGCCCTGGAGGTCGGCGGCAAGGCCTGGAGCACCGAGCAGCTGGCCCGCGAGGCCGATGCCTGGCGCCTCGAGGGGCGTGACGTGGTGCTGCTGGTGGGCGGTCCCGACGGCCTGGAGCCGTCCCTCTCGTCCAGCGCCGACCAGCGCTGGTCCCTCTCGCCGCTGACCCTGCCGCACCCGCTGGTGCGCATCCTGCTCGCCGAGCAGCTCTATCGGGCGTGGACCCTGCTGGTCGGCCACCCCTATCACCGCTGA
- the mrdA gene encoding penicillin-binding protein 2 yields MRRRRDTLKNPEQELRLFRMRSLLAVLVVVSLTGLLGGRLFYLQVVQHEVYSTRSEKNRVRVEPLPPTRGLIYDRNGVLLAENRPTYNLTLVRERVDDLDATLALLVDLLELPGEEAEAFRVRSRQRQRPFQPALLMSDLDESQIARLAVNRHRLPGVEVQAQLLRYYPDAETMVHALGYVGRINAEELAGLDAGNYAGTHFIGKTGVERFYEDVLHGQAGLRKVETNARGRVLRELGHTDPVPGRDLTLTLDSELQKLAVELLDGRRGSIVAIAPPTGEILAMASVPGFDSNQFVTGIDVASYRALQENLDLPLYNRAIRGHYPPGSTIKPFMAITGLKEGAITPSEVIYDPGYFQLPNDSRRYRNWLRWGHGRVDLERALAVSNNTYFYSLAHELGIDRIHENLTAFGFGQRVAHDVYGQSDALMPSRDWKRGRFNQPWYPGETLSVGIGQGYLQVTPLQLATATAVLANRGQWVEPRLARRIGEEEVPVDLPDTPTDIELSNEGWWGHVFSGMEKVVSGREGTARRIGKDLQYRMAGKSGTAQVFSLGQNEKYNADELKERLRDHALFMAFAPVEEPEIAVAVIVENAGGGSSHAAHLAKAMTDAWLLEDEAPDTEEVREVLEREDQRVAGE; encoded by the coding sequence ATGCGTCGCCGTCGCGATACCCTGAAGAACCCGGAACAGGAGCTGCGCCTGTTCCGGATGCGCTCGCTGCTGGCCGTGCTGGTGGTGGTCTCCCTGACGGGGCTGCTGGGCGGGCGGCTGTTCTACCTGCAGGTGGTGCAGCACGAGGTCTACAGCACCCGCTCCGAGAAGAACCGGGTGCGGGTCGAGCCGCTGCCGCCCACCCGCGGGCTGATCTATGACCGCAACGGGGTGCTGCTGGCCGAGAATCGTCCTACCTACAACCTGACCCTGGTGCGCGAGCGGGTGGATGACCTGGACGCCACCCTGGCGCTGCTGGTCGACCTGCTGGAGCTCCCCGGGGAGGAGGCCGAGGCCTTCCGGGTCCGCTCGCGACAGCGCCAGCGCCCCTTCCAGCCGGCGCTGCTGATGAGCGACCTCGACGAGTCGCAGATCGCCCGCCTGGCGGTCAACCGCCATCGCCTGCCCGGCGTGGAGGTCCAGGCTCAGCTGCTGCGCTACTACCCCGACGCCGAGACCATGGTGCATGCCCTGGGCTACGTGGGCCGGATAAATGCCGAGGAACTGGCGGGACTGGACGCGGGCAACTATGCCGGCACCCACTTCATCGGCAAGACCGGGGTGGAGCGCTTCTACGAGGACGTGCTGCACGGCCAGGCGGGGCTGCGGAAGGTGGAGACCAATGCCCGCGGACGGGTGCTGCGCGAGCTTGGTCACACCGACCCGGTGCCGGGACGCGACCTGACCCTGACCCTGGACAGCGAACTGCAGAAGCTCGCCGTGGAGCTGCTCGATGGGCGCCGCGGCTCCATCGTGGCCATCGCGCCCCCCACCGGCGAGATTCTCGCCATGGCCTCGGTGCCGGGCTTCGACAGCAACCAGTTCGTCACCGGCATCGACGTCGCCTCCTACCGGGCGCTGCAGGAGAACCTCGACCTGCCGCTCTACAACCGTGCCATCCGCGGCCACTACCCGCCTGGCTCGACGATCAAGCCGTTCATGGCCATCACCGGCCTCAAGGAGGGCGCGATCACGCCGAGCGAGGTGATCTACGACCCCGGCTACTTCCAGTTGCCCAACGACTCGCGGCGCTACCGCAACTGGCTGCGCTGGGGCCACGGCCGGGTCGATCTGGAGCGGGCCCTGGCCGTTTCCAACAACACCTATTTCTATTCCCTGGCCCATGAGCTGGGGATCGATCGCATCCACGAGAACCTGACCGCCTTCGGCTTCGGCCAGCGGGTCGCCCATGATGTCTATGGCCAGAGCGACGCACTGATGCCCTCCCGTGACTGGAAGCGCGGCCGTTTCAACCAGCCCTGGTATCCCGGCGAGACGCTCTCCGTGGGGATCGGCCAGGGCTACCTGCAGGTGACCCCGCTGCAGCTGGCGACGGCCACGGCGGTGCTGGCCAACCGTGGCCAGTGGGTGGAGCCTCGCCTGGCACGCCGCATCGGCGAGGAGGAGGTCCCCGTCGACCTGCCGGACACCCCCACGGACATCGAGCTCAGCAACGAGGGGTGGTGGGGCCATGTCTTCTCCGGCATGGAGAAGGTGGTGTCGGGGCGTGAGGGGACGGCGCGTCGGATCGGCAAGGACCTCCAGTACCGGATGGCCGGCAAGTCCGGCACCGCCCAGGTCTTTTCCCTGGGCCAGAACGAGAAGTACAACGCCGACGAACTCAAGGAACGGCTGCGCGACCATGCGCTGTTCATGGCCTTCGCGCCGGTGGAGGAGCCCGAGATCGCCGTGGCGGTGATCGTCGAGAACGCCGGCGGGGGCAGTTCCCATGCCGCGCACTTGGCCAAGGCGATGACCGATGCCTGGCTGCTCGAGGACGAGGCCCCGGACACCGAGGAAGTGCGCGAGGTGCTCGAGCGTGAGGATCAACGCGTGGCGGGGGAGTGA